A single Pseudomonas brassicacearum DNA region contains:
- the fliE gene encoding flagellar hook-basal body complex protein FliE, which yields MNSSALTNALQQLTSLAEQAEGASPRNLTSVSSSGFAGELQASLQRINQLQQTATSQSNAFQAGSAAVSLSDVMADSQKASIAFQMGVQVRNRLLTAYKDVMSMQV from the coding sequence ATGAATTCGTCCGCCCTTACCAATGCCTTGCAACAACTGACGAGCCTTGCCGAGCAGGCCGAAGGGGCAAGCCCCCGTAACCTCACCAGCGTGTCGAGCAGTGGGTTCGCCGGAGAACTTCAGGCATCGCTACAGCGCATCAATCAACTTCAGCAAACCGCTACCAGCCAATCCAACGCCTTCCAGGCGGGCAGTGCTGCGGTGTCGCTCAGTGATGTGATGGCCGACTCGCAGAAAGCCAGCATTGCCTTCCAGATGGGTGTGCAAGTGCGTAACCGATTGCTCACGGCTTATAAGGACGTGATGAGCATGCAGGTCTGA
- the fliF gene encoding flagellar basal-body MS-ring/collar protein FliF — MSTAVLAKGAPKNIPVSVPAKPLAALSSLFRSQPLLPLLLAGAAVIATLVALLLWAREPEYRVLFSSLSEADGGQIIGELDKRGIAYRLGEGGNTIMVPSDKMNALRLQLAEQGLPKGGSIGFELLDRQAFGVSQFAEHLNYQRGLEGELSRTIESLGPVAKARVHLVMAKQSVFVRDREAARASVVLTLQPGRELGPSQTSAIVHLVTSSVPELNVDAVTVVDQNGRLLSQTHSDNSGLDGSQLSYVREVERSYQRRIEDILTPLLGNQNVHAQVVAQIDFSSRESTAERYAPNQDPNEAAVRSKQTSEHVLEEDGAGRGVPGALTNTPPNTPAPTRATAPAPAPGTAPAAAAGTANAAETQGGKSLQSERMINYEVDRNVEHVKSGQGNIQRLTTAVVVNYRTVLKDGTPTPEPLSKEELENINNLVRQAMGFTESRGDALQVINSPFVETDTAVTEPAWWKTPEAYNLLMSALRYLLVGFAALTLWWLVLRPMQRRNAEMNRRVPGALAEPGAALVPTTMGTGLMVANQDHAPQTLPRKSAVYEQNMQSLQQIAAEDPRLVAMIVRGWMKKND, encoded by the coding sequence GTGAGTACCGCAGTTCTGGCCAAGGGCGCGCCTAAGAACATTCCGGTCAGTGTTCCAGCCAAGCCGTTGGCGGCGTTGTCGAGCCTGTTTCGCAGTCAGCCGTTACTGCCCCTGTTGTTGGCGGGCGCGGCGGTCATTGCAACCTTAGTGGCGTTGTTGCTGTGGGCGCGAGAGCCGGAGTATCGCGTGCTTTTTTCCAGCCTCAGCGAAGCGGACGGCGGGCAAATCATCGGTGAACTGGACAAGCGCGGGATTGCGTATCGTTTGGGCGAAGGGGGCAACACCATCATGGTGCCCAGCGACAAGATGAACGCATTGCGCCTGCAATTGGCCGAACAAGGCTTGCCCAAGGGCGGCAGCATCGGTTTCGAATTGTTGGACAGGCAGGCGTTCGGTGTCAGCCAGTTTGCCGAGCATCTGAATTATCAGCGCGGCCTGGAAGGTGAACTGTCACGGACCATCGAGTCTCTGGGGCCGGTAGCGAAGGCGCGTGTTCATCTGGTCATGGCCAAGCAGTCGGTCTTTGTTCGCGATCGAGAGGCGGCGCGGGCGTCTGTGGTGCTGACCTTGCAGCCCGGCCGCGAGTTGGGGCCGAGCCAGACCAGTGCCATTGTGCATCTGGTTACCTCCAGTGTGCCGGAACTGAACGTGGATGCTGTCACCGTGGTGGACCAGAATGGTCGCCTGTTGTCCCAGACGCACAGCGACAACAGCGGCCTTGATGGGTCGCAACTCAGCTATGTGCGTGAAGTAGAGCGTTCCTACCAGCGCCGTATCGAGGACATCCTCACCCCCTTGCTGGGCAATCAGAATGTTCACGCCCAAGTGGTCGCCCAGATCGACTTTTCCAGCCGCGAAAGCACCGCTGAACGTTACGCGCCCAATCAGGACCCCAACGAGGCGGCAGTGCGCAGTAAACAGACCTCTGAGCATGTGTTGGAAGAGGATGGCGCGGGGCGAGGTGTTCCTGGCGCGCTGACCAACACACCACCCAATACCCCGGCACCGACTCGCGCCACGGCACCTGCACCTGCGCCCGGCACCGCGCCGGCCGCGGCCGCTGGCACTGCAAACGCAGCCGAGACGCAGGGCGGCAAGTCGCTGCAAAGCGAGCGCATGATCAACTACGAAGTCGACCGTAACGTCGAGCACGTCAAATCGGGCCAGGGCAACATTCAGCGCCTGACGACGGCGGTGGTGGTCAACTACCGCACGGTGCTCAAGGACGGTACGCCAACGCCGGAGCCGTTGAGCAAGGAAGAGCTGGAGAACATCAACAACCTGGTGCGCCAGGCCATGGGCTTCACGGAAAGTCGGGGCGATGCCTTGCAAGTGATCAACAGCCCATTTGTCGAGACCGATACGGCGGTGACCGAGCCGGCATGGTGGAAAACCCCCGAGGCCTACAACCTGTTGATGAGCGCTTTGCGCTACTTGCTGGTCGGTTTTGCCGCGTTGACCCTGTGGTGGCTGGTGCTCAGGCCGATGCAGCGGCGCAATGCCGAGATGAACCGGCGCGTCCCAGGGGCCCTGGCTGAGCCGGGGGCCGCCCTCGTGCCAACCACCATGGGCACCGGTCTCATGGTCGCCAATCAGGACCATGCGCCGCAAACCCTGCCGCGCAAATCGGCCGTGTACGAGCAGAACATGCAGAGCTTGCAGCAGATCGCTGCCGAAGACCCAAGACTGGTCGCCATGATCGTGCGCGGGTGGATGAAAAAAAATGACTAA
- the fliG gene encoding flagellar motor switch protein FliG encodes MSGSRRSAILLLSLDADSAAEVFKFLPSSDVEAISMEMARLSQVSHDEMRQVLEEFMDETDQYAAINIQTSDHIRAVLTKALGSERAASLIDDILESTNTGSGIDKLNLMEASMVAEMIRDEHPQIIATILVHLERPQASDILQLLPDRLRNDIILRIATFSGVQPVALQELTEVLGVMLDGQSLKRSKMGGVRTAAEILNLMSSSHEELAIETVRLHNEDLAQKILDEMFLFENLIEVDDRGIQLLLQQVENNSLAVALKGAPPALLERFLNNMSQRAAQLFREDMEARGPIRMSQIEAEQKAILQVVRRLSDSGEIVTARGNDAYV; translated from the coding sequence ATGAGCGGGTCTCGCCGCAGTGCAATTTTGCTGTTGTCGCTCGATGCCGACAGCGCCGCCGAAGTGTTCAAGTTCCTGCCGAGCTCGGACGTCGAAGCCATCAGTATGGAAATGGCACGTCTGAGCCAGGTGTCCCATGATGAAATGCGTCAGGTCCTGGAAGAGTTCATGGACGAGACCGATCAATATGCGGCCATCAACATCCAGACCAGCGACCATATTCGCGCGGTATTGACCAAGGCCCTGGGCAGTGAGCGTGCGGCCAGCCTGATCGACGATATCCTGGAGAGCACCAACACCGGTTCCGGCATCGACAAGCTGAACCTGATGGAAGCCTCGATGGTTGCCGAGATGATTCGTGACGAGCATCCACAGATTATCGCGACCATCCTCGTGCATCTGGAGCGCCCTCAGGCATCCGATATTCTCCAACTGCTGCCCGACCGCCTGCGCAACGACATTATTTTGCGGATCGCGACCTTCAGCGGTGTGCAACCGGTAGCGTTGCAGGAACTGACGGAAGTGCTGGGCGTCATGCTCGATGGGCAAAGCCTCAAGCGCAGCAAAATGGGCGGGGTAAGAACGGCGGCGGAAATCCTCAACCTGATGAGTTCCTCGCACGAAGAACTGGCCATCGAAACCGTACGCCTGCACAACGAAGACCTGGCCCAGAAGATCCTCGACGAGATGTTCCTGTTCGAGAACCTCATCGAGGTGGACGATCGCGGCATCCAGTTGTTGCTTCAGCAGGTCGAGAACAACTCGTTGGCGGTTGCTCTCAAAGGCGCGCCGCCGGCCTTGCTCGAACGCTTCCTCAACAATATGTCGCAACGTGCCGCGCAATTGTTCCGTGAAGACATGGAGGCACGCGGGCCGATCCGCATGTCCCAGATCGAGGCCGAGCAGAAGGCCATTCTGCAGGTGGTCCGACGCTTGTCCGACAGCGGCGAAATCGTGACTGCGCGCGGGAATGACGCTTATGTCTGA
- a CDS encoding FliH/SctL family protein, whose amino-acid sequence MSEYSHAPDNERWQTWQMDPLGSNEVPAPDPEMSHRELRRKQAFQHRLEMQALREKTVSEAQQIGHAQGMEQGYAQGLSEGRQAAALELQQQVLQTLQPLLELCQNFDQALKQMDAHIARQLTRIALDAAQQLAGEALTAQPEQVIAIVQRMLHSDPELTGKPRLWLNPDDLLLVHRSLGEQIAAAGWALHADTAILPGGCRVVSASGELDATRQSRLGMLSRSTERALDNAVAILGEQP is encoded by the coding sequence ATGTCTGAGTACTCGCACGCGCCGGACAACGAGCGTTGGCAAACCTGGCAAATGGACCCGCTGGGCAGCAATGAGGTGCCTGCCCCGGATCCGGAGATGAGTCATCGGGAGTTGCGGCGCAAGCAAGCTTTTCAGCACAGGCTGGAAATGCAGGCGCTACGCGAGAAAACCGTCAGCGAGGCGCAGCAGATCGGGCATGCCCAAGGGATGGAGCAAGGGTATGCGCAGGGGCTGAGCGAAGGTCGCCAGGCCGCTGCGCTGGAGTTGCAACAACAGGTGCTACAGACGTTGCAGCCGTTGCTTGAGCTGTGCCAGAACTTTGATCAGGCGCTCAAGCAGATGGATGCGCATATTGCTCGCCAGTTGACCCGGATTGCCCTTGATGCCGCGCAACAACTGGCCGGGGAGGCCCTGACCGCGCAGCCGGAGCAGGTCATCGCCATTGTGCAGAGGATGCTCCATAGCGACCCCGAGCTGACCGGAAAACCGCGCCTGTGGTTGAACCCGGATGACTTGCTATTGGTTCACCGCAGCCTTGGCGAACAGATTGCCGCTGCCGGGTGGGCCTTGCACGCCGATACGGCGATTTTGCCCGGCGGTTGCCGAGTAGTCAGCGCCAGCGGTGAGTTGGATGCCACGCGCCAGTCACGCCTGGGGATGTTGAGTCGCAGTACTGAGCGGGCACTCGACAATGCGGTGGCGATCCTCGGCGAGCAGCCATGA
- the fliI gene encoding flagellar protein export ATPase FliI, with product MHIERWSGVLDTFEGAPLRVADYLRSGRIVRATGMVLEAVGLRLPLGGACLIELAAQSQACLQSVYAEAQVVGFAGEILYLMPLEEIQGLQPGARVLASLDCLEGEAGARHFPLGMSLLGRVLDSSGQPLDGRGPLLGAHYASLHTQPLNPLKRAPIDRQIDVGIRAINALLCVGRGQRLGLFAGSGVGKSVLLGMMARYTQADVIVVGLIGERGREVQDFIDNILGEDGLRRSVVVAAPADTSPLQRLQGAVYATRLAEDFRDQGKDVLLIMDSLTRYAMAQREIALAVGEPPATKGYPPSVFAKLPKLVERTGNGPLGGGSITAFYTVLSEGDDQQDPIADAARAILDGHIVLSRHLAECGHYPAIDIEASISRAMTAIASESQQRKAQQLKQMLSRYQRNRDLISVGAYAPGHDAQLDRAVGMYPHIERFLQQRINDRASLEETVSGLNLLFPGK from the coding sequence CTGCATATCGAACGCTGGAGTGGCGTCCTGGATACTTTTGAAGGGGCGCCATTGCGTGTCGCCGATTACCTGCGCAGCGGACGGATTGTCCGCGCCACCGGCATGGTTCTTGAGGCGGTGGGGCTGCGCCTGCCCTTGGGGGGCGCCTGTCTCATTGAGTTGGCCGCGCAAAGTCAGGCCTGCCTGCAATCGGTTTATGCCGAGGCGCAAGTGGTCGGTTTTGCCGGTGAAATCCTGTACCTGATGCCCTTGGAGGAAATCCAGGGGTTGCAACCGGGCGCGCGGGTGCTTGCGTCGCTGGATTGTCTGGAGGGCGAGGCGGGAGCACGCCATTTTCCGCTGGGCATGTCGCTGCTCGGGCGGGTGCTGGACAGCAGTGGACAGCCGCTGGATGGCCGGGGGCCGCTGCTGGGCGCCCATTACGCCAGTCTGCACACGCAGCCGCTCAACCCACTCAAGCGTGCCCCGATCGACCGTCAGATCGATGTCGGTATTCGTGCCATCAATGCCTTGCTGTGTGTCGGTCGCGGCCAGCGCCTGGGCCTGTTCGCCGGATCCGGCGTCGGCAAATCGGTATTGCTTGGCATGATGGCGCGCTACACCCAGGCCGATGTCATCGTGGTCGGTCTGATCGGCGAGCGGGGCAGGGAAGTCCAGGACTTCATCGATAACATCCTGGGCGAAGACGGGTTGCGCCGTTCCGTGGTCGTCGCCGCGCCGGCCGACACGTCGCCGCTGCAACGGTTGCAGGGGGCGGTGTATGCGACGCGCCTGGCCGAGGATTTTCGCGACCAGGGCAAGGATGTCCTGTTGATCATGGATTCGTTGACCCGCTATGCCATGGCCCAGCGTGAAATCGCCCTGGCCGTGGGTGAGCCTCCGGCGACCAAGGGCTATCCACCCTCGGTGTTCGCCAAATTGCCGAAACTCGTTGAGCGCACTGGCAATGGCCCTCTGGGAGGGGGATCAATCACCGCGTTTTATACGGTGCTCAGCGAGGGCGACGATCAGCAGGATCCGATTGCCGACGCGGCACGGGCGATTCTGGATGGGCACATCGTTCTGTCTCGTCACCTGGCCGAATGCGGGCATTACCCGGCCATCGATATCGAAGCGTCGATCAGCCGGGCGATGACAGCCATCGCCAGTGAGTCGCAGCAGCGCAAGGCACAACAGCTCAAGCAAATGCTCTCACGCTACCAGCGCAATCGCGACTTGATCAGCGTCGGCGCCTATGCGCCAGGGCACGATGCCCAGCTCGATCGCGCCGTTGGCATGTATCCGCACATCGAGCGATTCCTGCAACAACGCATCAATGACCGTGCAAGCCTGGAAGAGACCGTATCCGGGCTCAACCTCTTGTTCCCTGGTAAATGA
- the fliJ gene encoding flagellar export protein FliJ, translating to MMVNQSLDLLIELSAKARDVAARALAQSRQAEQQVINQLRTLDEYQQEYRQNLQRELLKEGMSPSALTNYRGFLHSLEEAVDRAQKSLERHRKQVAQHQLTWMAQWHKVNAFEALVSRRAQQERLLAGRVEQRQTDEMASQMHQRLDRFLTSIDNRF from the coding sequence ATGATGGTTAATCAGTCCCTCGACCTGCTTATCGAACTGTCCGCCAAAGCGCGGGATGTGGCGGCGCGTGCATTGGCGCAGAGTCGCCAGGCCGAGCAGCAGGTGATCAATCAGTTGCGCACACTGGATGAGTATCAGCAGGAGTACCGGCAGAACTTGCAACGCGAACTGCTCAAGGAGGGCATGAGCCCCTCGGCCCTGACGAATTACCGTGGCTTTCTGCATTCGCTGGAAGAGGCCGTCGATCGGGCACAAAAGAGCCTGGAGCGTCACCGAAAACAGGTGGCCCAGCATCAACTGACCTGGATGGCGCAGTGGCACAAGGTCAATGCCTTTGAAGCATTGGTCAGTCGTCGGGCGCAGCAGGAGCGGCTGCTGGCCGGGCGTGTCGAGCAACGGCAAACCGATGAGATGGCCAGCCAGATGCATCAGCGTCTCGACCGTTTCCTGACCTCCATCGACAACCGTTTCTAG
- a CDS encoding flagellar hook-length control protein FliK, translating to MDIIASFASSSAALSQADASSSPQGRAAESFASVLSQLGEAAASNDPTGSTVSTDDSRALAGTTVPATEPPAPTPTSSTINQALAPASHDAAAVQETELSTMLPGAVAQEAVLEPVQQPEPTCLPSPAVQPGQQVAAARAEQDALPTDDDPDLDIYATAGDLGENVEQDAMDGTDAHDSKLEDIRQRMDLIQSAGQLDPALLVVAPMGPQPVVALAVASQEVVSADPDTLVSPNTNLPTSNPVLENSESEAPVDTSVRMEVQGAVPALGGAVADALQDVRKQSDNMPVSGQVEGTVSGDVPGAFNLVLPALNSVGLSSADKVVANGLTLSAAIGTTDWQDGLGQQVIDMITRGEQQVDLKLNPAGLGPLSISLNLSDGNTQAQFQSAHASVRTAVEQALPQLREALASQGISLGQASVSDESSRQASGDQARHDAQGSRSGVNSLASAPSEDDAAVQSIVVRSSGVDLYV from the coding sequence ATGGATATCATCGCTTCGTTCGCCTCATCGTCGGCGGCCTTGTCTCAAGCTGATGCATCAAGCTCGCCCCAGGGCAGGGCTGCCGAGTCATTTGCATCGGTACTGAGCCAGCTGGGCGAGGCTGCGGCGAGCAATGATCCGACCGGGTCGACGGTTTCGACCGATGACAGCAGGGCTCTGGCGGGAACGACGGTGCCGGCCACCGAGCCCCCTGCGCCGACTCCCACGTCTTCGACGATCAACCAGGCGTTGGCGCCCGCGAGCCATGACGCTGCTGCGGTCCAAGAGACTGAGCTGTCAACGATGTTGCCGGGTGCGGTGGCGCAGGAGGCCGTTCTCGAGCCCGTCCAGCAACCGGAACCGACGTGCTTGCCGTCTCCTGCTGTTCAACCGGGCCAGCAAGTGGCGGCCGCCCGGGCAGAACAGGACGCCCTACCCACGGACGACGATCCCGATCTGGATATCTACGCCACGGCAGGAGACCTGGGTGAAAACGTTGAACAGGATGCCATGGACGGTACGGATGCCCATGACAGCAAGCTGGAGGATATTCGTCAGCGCATGGATCTGATTCAAAGTGCCGGCCAGCTTGATCCGGCTTTGTTGGTCGTGGCGCCCATGGGGCCTCAACCGGTCGTGGCACTCGCTGTCGCCAGCCAGGAAGTTGTGTCGGCGGACCCCGACACGTTGGTCAGCCCCAACACAAACCTGCCGACGTCGAATCCTGTGCTTGAGAACAGCGAGTCAGAGGCCCCTGTGGATACGTCCGTGCGGATGGAGGTGCAGGGGGCTGTGCCGGCATTGGGCGGTGCGGTTGCCGATGCGCTGCAAGACGTACGAAAGCAGAGCGATAATATGCCGGTCTCCGGTCAGGTCGAAGGCACTGTCAGTGGCGATGTACCAGGCGCTTTCAACTTGGTATTGCCGGCCTTGAACAGTGTCGGCTTGAGCAGTGCCGACAAAGTCGTGGCCAATGGCCTGACGCTCTCTGCCGCCATTGGCACAACCGACTGGCAGGACGGCTTGGGGCAACAGGTGATCGACATGATCACGCGCGGCGAGCAACAGGTCGACCTGAAGTTGAACCCGGCCGGGCTTGGTCCGCTGTCCATTAGTCTCAACCTCAGTGATGGCAACACTCAAGCGCAGTTCCAGTCGGCGCATGCCTCGGTGCGTACCGCGGTAGAGCAGGCATTGCCGCAGCTGCGAGAAGCCCTGGCTTCCCAAGGCATTTCATTGGGCCAGGCTTCGGTCAGCGATGAGTCCTCGCGTCAGGCGTCAGGCGATCAGGCTCGGCACGACGCCCAAGGCAGCCGCAGTGGCGTGAACAGTCTCGCCTCGGCGCCGAGCGAAGATGACGCGGCGGTACAAAGCATCGTTGTGCGCAGTTCGGGCGTCGACTTGTACGTCTGA
- the fliL gene encoding flagellar basal body-associated protein FliL, producing MTTTRKTPWLLILLLAMVAAAASSGGMYVFMSHNRTAVDETAKVAAVENKPQAPRLVTIAPMTVNLQNERNEQSLLYVGFVLEVGNEATQVFLQQYMPQIRSQLLTLLSGQDSTQLANPQGKERLVANILEMLKHSSTAQPSELSVLNVLYTDFIVQ from the coding sequence ATGACCACCACCCGCAAAACCCCCTGGCTCTTGATTCTGTTGCTGGCGATGGTCGCCGCTGCAGCCAGCTCCGGCGGCATGTATGTCTTTATGAGCCACAACAGGACCGCTGTCGACGAGACGGCGAAAGTTGCAGCCGTGGAGAACAAGCCCCAGGCGCCGCGGCTGGTCACGATTGCGCCGATGACGGTCAATCTTCAGAACGAGCGCAATGAGCAAAGCCTGCTGTATGTGGGGTTCGTGCTAGAGGTGGGAAATGAAGCGACGCAGGTATTCCTGCAGCAGTACATGCCGCAGATTCGCAGCCAGCTTTTGACACTGTTGAGTGGGCAGGACAGTACGCAACTGGCCAATCCGCAGGGCAAGGAGCGCCTCGTTGCCAACATACTCGAAATGCTCAAGCACTCCTCGACGGCACAGCCGTCGGAGCTCTCGGTGCTCAATGTTCTGTACACCGACTTTATCGTGCAGTGA
- the fliM gene encoding flagellar motor switch protein FliM, which produces MAIDDLLSQDEIDMLIRGGVDDDAPDDAATLKDADVRPYDPATQHRVIHERLHALDIINERFARYLRMSLFNLIRRSIDITVTSVRYQSYSDFSLHMPMPTNINLLAMKPLRGTALVVFPPSVVFMVVDNLFGGDGRFVTKSEGREFTHTEQRIIRRLLGLTVDAYKDAWKSVYPLEIEYLRSEMQAKFANITSSPNEIVVNATFHLEVGNLSSDFNIVIPYLMIEPMRQLLNGPLTDVNPEEERQWNKRMAGEITHSEIELIADFVEMDARVGQVMALKVGDVLPIELPDIVSARVDGVPVMKCEFGSQNGVRALLVKELVDHSLGLASSTSTSKFIKGHVSTAKESDHD; this is translated from the coding sequence ATGGCTATAGACGATTTGCTCTCCCAGGACGAGATCGACATGTTGATTCGCGGCGGTGTCGACGACGACGCCCCGGATGATGCCGCTACGCTCAAGGATGCCGATGTTCGTCCATACGATCCGGCGACTCAGCATCGGGTGATCCATGAGCGCTTACACGCTCTGGATATCATCAACGAGCGTTTCGCCCGCTACTTGCGCATGAGCCTGTTCAACCTGATCAGGCGCAGCATCGATATCACCGTCACCAGCGTGCGCTACCAAAGCTACAGCGACTTTTCCCTGCACATGCCGATGCCCACCAACATCAATCTGTTGGCGATGAAGCCGCTGCGCGGTACCGCGTTGGTGGTATTTCCGCCCAGTGTGGTGTTCATGGTCGTGGACAACCTGTTCGGTGGAGATGGCCGTTTCGTGACCAAGTCCGAAGGCCGGGAATTCACCCACACCGAGCAGCGCATCATCCGGCGTTTACTGGGCTTGACGGTGGACGCCTACAAAGACGCGTGGAAGTCTGTCTATCCCCTGGAAATCGAATACCTGCGTTCGGAGATGCAGGCCAAGTTCGCCAACATCACCAGTTCACCGAATGAAATCGTAGTCAATGCCACGTTTCATTTGGAGGTCGGCAACCTCTCCAGTGATTTCAACATCGTGATCCCCTACCTGATGATCGAACCGATGCGTCAGCTGCTTAACGGCCCTCTGACCGATGTCAATCCCGAAGAGGAGCGGCAATGGAACAAGCGCATGGCTGGCGAAATTACCCACTCAGAGATCGAGCTGATCGCCGACTTTGTCGAGATGGATGCGCGGGTCGGGCAAGTCATGGCGCTGAAAGTCGGTGACGTCCTGCCTATCGAACTGCCTGACATCGTCAGTGCTCGTGTCGACGGGGTGCCTGTCATGAAGTGCGAATTCGGTAGCCAGAACGGCGTGCGTGCCTTGCTCGTGAAGGAGTTGGTCGATCACTCCCTGGGCCTTGCCTCTTCCACTTCAACCAGCAAGTTCATCAAGGGCCATGTGTCCACCGCCAAGGAGTCTGACCATGACTGA
- the fliN gene encoding flagellar motor switch protein FliN, producing MTDSSQIEPQEVDDWASAMAEQGAEPQTDDPWATALAEQGEAQETAEQAAAGVGTSVFKPLPVPPPVAAARELEMIMDIPVKLSVELGRTRITIKQLLELAQGSVLALDGLAGEPMDILINSYLIAQGEVVVVDEKYGIRITEIITPSERVQKLNR from the coding sequence ATGACTGATTCAAGCCAAATCGAGCCACAGGAGGTCGATGACTGGGCCAGCGCCATGGCCGAGCAGGGCGCCGAGCCCCAGACCGATGACCCTTGGGCCACGGCCCTTGCCGAACAGGGCGAGGCGCAGGAAACCGCTGAACAGGCTGCCGCAGGCGTCGGCACCAGCGTCTTCAAGCCACTGCCGGTTCCACCACCCGTGGCCGCCGCGCGGGAGCTGGAGATGATCATGGACATTCCGGTCAAGTTGAGCGTCGAGCTTGGCCGCACGCGGATCACCATCAAGCAGTTGCTCGAGCTGGCCCAGGGTTCGGTACTGGCGCTCGACGGCCTGGCGGGTGAACCCATGGACATCTTGATCAACAGCTACCTGATTGCCCAGGGGGAAGTGGTGGTCGTGGATGAGAAGTACGGCATCCGGATCACGGAGATCATCACCCCTTCCGAACGCGTACAAAAGCTCAACCGATGA
- the fliO gene encoding flagellar biosynthetic protein FliO — protein sequence MSQFNQTPPVPLGVPSDSLMNLALLGKTALALGLVVACVLLCGWLARRVGVRTLKPGNVMRVVSSTSLGQREKVVIVEVQGKWLVLGVTAQQVSALSQMDAPPADAEGATATGDGFAERLAAALRRSSPRSDDQPGSPS from the coding sequence ATGAGTCAGTTCAACCAGACACCCCCGGTGCCCCTTGGCGTCCCCTCGGACAGCCTGATGAACCTGGCATTACTCGGCAAGACCGCGTTGGCGCTGGGGCTGGTGGTCGCCTGCGTCTTGCTCTGCGGCTGGCTCGCCCGTCGTGTCGGAGTGCGCACCTTGAAGCCCGGTAACGTGATGCGCGTGGTCAGCAGCACAAGCCTGGGGCAGCGTGAGAAAGTGGTGATCGTCGAAGTTCAGGGCAAGTGGCTGGTGCTGGGGGTGACTGCGCAACAGGTCAGTGCGTTATCGCAGATGGATGCGCCGCCAGCCGACGCCGAGGGCGCCACCGCGACCGGCGATGGTTTTGCCGAGCGCCTGGCCGCTGCGCTGCGGCGCAGTAGCCCGCGCAGCGACGATCAGCCGGGGAGTCCGTCATGA
- the fliP gene encoding flagellar type III secretion system pore protein FliP (The bacterial flagellar biogenesis protein FliP forms a type III secretion system (T3SS)-type pore required for flagellar assembly.), with protein sequence MSRSVAFARGLKRAALSALLLVSLMANAQAEPALQELAAFTGQAGGQQWSLSLQTLLLLSAMAFLPAVLLMMTGFTRIIIVLGLLRTAIGTTSAPPNQVLLGLSLFLTFFVMSPTLDQAYEKAWLPFSKDEITVEQFLDQASQPFRTFMLTQTRQGDLALFARLAQIEDLQGPEDVPMRVLLPSFVTSELKTAFQAGFTIFIPFLIIDLVVASVLMALGMMMVPPSTISLPFKLMLFVLVDGWQLLLGSLAQSFFT encoded by the coding sequence ATGAGCAGGTCGGTTGCTTTTGCGCGGGGCTTGAAACGGGCGGCGCTGTCGGCCTTGTTGCTGGTTTCGCTGATGGCCAATGCCCAGGCTGAACCGGCGCTTCAGGAGTTGGCCGCTTTCACCGGGCAGGCTGGCGGTCAGCAATGGTCACTGAGCCTGCAAACCCTGTTGCTGCTCAGTGCCATGGCGTTCCTGCCGGCAGTGCTGCTGATGATGACCGGCTTTACCCGCATTATCATCGTCCTGGGTTTGCTGCGTACCGCCATTGGCACCACATCGGCGCCACCGAACCAGGTGTTGCTGGGGCTGTCGTTATTCCTGACGTTTTTCGTCATGTCCCCGACCCTCGATCAGGCCTATGAAAAAGCCTGGCTGCCCTTTTCCAAGGACGAGATCACGGTTGAGCAGTTTCTCGACCAGGCGAGTCAGCCGTTTCGCACGTTCATGCTGACCCAGACGCGTCAGGGCGACCTCGCGCTGTTTGCGCGCCTGGCCCAGATCGAAGACTTGCAAGGCCCTGAAGACGTGCCGATGCGGGTATTGCTGCCGTCCTTTGTCACCAGCGAACTGAAGACGGCGTTCCAGGCCGGTTTTACGATCTTCATTCCGTTCTTGATCATCGATCTGGTGGTCGCCAGCGTGCTCATGGCGCTGGGCATGATGATGGTGCCGCCGTCGACGATTTCGCTGCCGTTCAAGCTGATGCTGTTTGTGCTGGTCGATGGCTGGCAGTTGCTGCTCGGCTCACTGGCGCAAAGTTTTTTCACCTGA